Sequence from the Drosophila subpulchrella strain 33 F10 #4 breed RU33 chromosome 3R, RU_Dsub_v1.1 Primary Assembly, whole genome shotgun sequence genome:
TCGATCATACAAATAATTTCCTTTTATGTCTtatattaaattcaaatttaatatAAGCCATAATATAATATAGAACAAATTAATTTCTTATAACAATAGTATAGTATATCTTAAACTAACCTAACTTTAACTGAGTGATATTTTATTACAATCTTTGACCATCAAgttaaaagttatatttttttcctgtGGAAAGCAAAGCGGTTCTGCTCTTTCTCCCCGTCTCGTTTATTTCTGGACGCAAAGCAAAGCAAACCTGACGTGTGTAAAGCGCAGGCGTAAAGAATTCCGCGAGAGAGTCTTCGTAGAAACAGGTGAGAGAAGAGATGGGGGTCCGAAGAAAGGGGGATCGAGAGAGCCAACGTGGGCCAACGAACATGTTCGAAGGCCCCAAGAATCGCTGGCTTAAGAAGTGTTACAAACTGGCGCAGTCTCGCAGAAGAAAGAAAGTTTTCGGCTGTGCTGGCTGGTCTGCGCTGCGATCTCCGATCTTAAAGTAATATCTCACAGTATACCCATAATTCCAGTTGATATATACCCATTCCGTGTGCTCAGTGGAGCGTCTTCCGCGTTTTGTGGCTGCGTCGCTTAATTGGCCCAAAAGTATCTCAAGTGTGTGATTGTGAAAGTTCCTGAAGAATATAATGTACGTGAGACGAGCCCTGCTCTTGGCCTGCCTGCTGTGCCTGCAGCCGCTGAGTCCTTCACTGGCCAGCGAGGATGAGTCCAATCCGCTGCTGGACATGGCCTCCATGTTCTTCCAGGAGGCGTTGTCCAACCAGAATGGTGGTGGCAACAACGGTGGAGGCGGTGGCGGAGGAGCTGGTTTGGCGGGTGTGGCCTCGCTGCTGGGTACCTTCATGCAGGCCAGTGGCAAATCCGGAGCAGGTGGcggaggcggcggcggcgcTGGTGGAGCCATGCAAATCCTCTCGGGCTTGGGCAGTCTCCTCTCCAAAAGTGGCGGTCAGGGCGGCGGCGGTTTTGATCCCTCCATCATTGGCAATGTCCTGGAGATGTTCACCCAGGGTGATGATGAGGAATCGACTCCAAACCAAAGGCGCACCAATGGCGGCGGTTCAGAATCTGGCATTGGCCTGGATACCATCCTCCAGGTGGCTTCGGCCTTCATGAACACCCAGGGATCCAACGATAAGGCCGCACATCACCACCAGAAACGTTCCGCCGGCGAGGAACCTGAAAGCGATAACGGACTGATGAACCTTCTGCCCTTGGTGATGCAGGCAGTTAGCTCCTTTGCCGGTCCCGAGGGTCAGAGCACCCAGGAGAAGCACAAAAGCCACGCCTGGGTGCTGCCACCATTCTTGGAGCACATCCATGTGCTGTGGGATCACTTCTCCAACTCGGAACTGGCCGATGCCTTGTACGAGAAATCCGGAGTCAACAAGATCATGAAGGTGGATCTCTAAATAAGATTGAACTAGACATAAGGAACGTTTTGTTCTTAGAACTTAAATATATGCAGAGTACTTGAAAAGTAGTGATCTTATTTTCTAGACGATAGATTTggcaaaatcaaaacaaagtcaatcaaaaaatataataaaaataaacatcaaataataataatataatattcaaATTGAGATAAACAATTCTTTAAAAGCCTTTGAGCATATGTCAGCCTTATGGATAGTATATTATAGTAGTGAtctattttacaaaaattattaaaattctgTTAAATGGAGTATATTTGTTATTAGACTTTTCCAACCTAAATTCCCAACTTAATTTTTAAGATCCTTGttatatatttcaaaaaatatgtAATACTGGCTTACTTATCTCCCCCTTTAGGGCTTCAAGGGCAACGACGGCAAGTTGGACTACGACAAGCTGTTCGAATCGCTAAACAACCAATCCTTCCGGCGGAGGTGGATCAAGTCGGCCACACTCTACCTGGCCGACTGGGCCAGTTACCTGGCCAATCCCGATGTGTATCTCAGGTGAGTTTCAGCCGGCTTACATACGTGGCTCGATCCAAAAAGCGTGTTAATTGTGGATCACGTTCTGCTCTGCAACGGTCCCAATGCATTTAGCACCTGGCTGCGATTCTTGGACCAACTCCAAGTCCAAGTCCAATACCAAATCCGATTCCGATGCCAAACAGCTGCTCTCAAAGCCTGTGCTAACCATTTCCCGTTAGCGACAACCCGTTTCCCATCGAGCATGTTCGATGCGGCTACCTTTTGACCCACTTTTTTCGGTGCTGGTGCTTTTAGAACGTGCCTGCTAATCCAACTGGTCAACAGACCCAAGTTCCAAGTCCAGGCTCTGATACAGTTACAGTTGATATGCAGAAGATACAGAAGTCAATGGCATCgttaaaacaaacaaataaacaaagcgGACCAAAACCGGTTGCCCGATTTTCAGCCAGGGGAAATTGCTTGGGAGTACTGGATACACTTGTCTGAAATATCGTAATCAAATAGAAAGAAAATTCTAAATCTATGAAAAAATCATTGGAATCTCTACTTGCCTTTGAAAAGAATAACTAGTTACTCTTAACtaataatgtatattttcCACGTCAGTTAAGAAAGTATGAAAGATCAAAAAAGAACTAGAGAATTATAAGAATTATAAGTTAAGGTaatctaaaaaattattttttctcagtgtacAACTCTGAATCAGACATTTTTGCATGACTTTAAAGTAGGTCAGGCTTTGGCCTCACAGACTTCTTGGTCTTCTATTTTTTCGCGCTGCCCCTCCATTagacagcaacaacagcgcACAACTTCCACTTTCTAGCGACCCTTTCACTCGACGGTGCTGCGTCATCGAGACTCATCAATTGTCCGCATTTCCCCTCTTTCTCTACAGGTACTTCCAGACGGCACAGATCATGTTTAACGGCCTGCTGAAGTCTCAAGGTTACCCCAAGCAGACCCACTTCGATCCCTCCCGTCCGGGCGAGACCATCTCGAATCTTTTTGACCATGTGGCCAAGCACCATCTGAACGTTAAGATCGATTCCAGGCAGTACGTGAAGCCGGCAGTGGGCTATGCCAAGGAGCTATTAAAACTCGGACAGGCACGCGGATTACTGCAGTTCAATGCCACCGAGATCAGCGACAAGCTAACGGATACGCTTAACCTGGAGGTAAGCAGATTCTCTGAATCTCTGATCTGGGAACTGGGTTACTTTGTCAGTAATTGGAGCTCTTTATCTGCAAATAGGAAATAGCTTCGGTGAAAATTTAAGCGATAATTAAATAGCGGTTCTATAGAATACCTTTATATACCTATAGGTATCTCAAGTAATGGTATGGGGTTTTCACACGTAGTGTTTGCATAATGTGACATAACATGATACTTAtattctataaatattttataatttaaaaaaatgttagtgCTATCCCTAAAATGCTTGTTCTTTAATTATGATCTATAACAATTGatgatatatgtatgtaataATGATGGGATacttttttagattttattgTTATGTTTGGTTATGATTATATTTTAGGAATTCCTATAATTTATAAATGGCTTAGACTTTTTAGAGCTTGAAGTTATAGCCAAAGATGATACATCTAGGAAACATTTGTTCTAACTGCATCTGCACTGAATACTTAACTtgaatcaaattaaattaattacgcCACTATTTTCTCCCCTATTCCATGGCTCACGCACTCGATCGAATCCAACAATGGACCAAATGCCAAACAGGTTATTGAACCGGTGCTAAAAGTCCACCGCGCCTACAGATACATCTCGAAGTCGCCGCAATGCGATCGCTACGTGCTCTGCCAAATGAATGCAGAGGCACTCGATCAGCAGGAGAAACAGAAGCAGCATGACCAATAtcagcagcaccaccagcccaagcagcagcagcagaatcGACAGACATCGGCGTCTGGACTAATTGCCGGAGTCAGTCCGAAAATCGTCAAGATCGGCAGCATGGGTGCAGCGATCTTCATTAGCACGGAAACCGGTACGCCGTTCTGGACGCTATTCGGTGTGATCAATGCGCCATACAATTGCGAGGTGAGTAACGGCCACAATGATGCACAGAAAGAAATTCggtttatataaaaaaaggaaTAGAAAGTGGTactgaaaagtatttaaaatctGTAGAGATTTTAAATCACCTAAGAAGTTACCTCAAAGTATGCTATGACAAACATAATCTTTCGGCACTTCTTCATAAAACTGATTTCTTAGCATACGTTTAGATCCCTTTAATTAATATTAggtattacaaaatattaacatttttgtagtACTCGATTTGCAACTATTTCAAACTTTTTATAAGCTTTTCCAAtcttaatacaatttttttcttctcTGTACTCCTTTTTATCGCCGCTTTCTAACCGCTATTTCTGCAAATGCCTGCCAACAGGCCAAATACCCAGTCGACTGCAATGGTTTCCACGAGGGCGAGGCCAAGGTGACTACGGAATACATCCACAACGAGCTGTAGTCGCCCCATTCTAGGTGCAGATCAAGATGAAGATCGAGATCAGATCCGGAGGCGAAGGCTCATTAAGACGATTTAGCTGTAATTGAGATAAAGATTTCGTGTGTATATAGTTTTACGgattaaaatacatttaaatttaaactaaTTTGTTCAGCTGGggttcttttttatttttatctgactacaaattattttcgtattttttaaaacgAGTATTAACACAgccaaattaatttttaacctTTTTTCTAAAGAAAACAAATCTGGAAATAAATTACAAATCAAACAAATCGAATTGATAGTATCAttgtaaaacaaataaaatattcatgAGGGTCATAAAAACTAAAGATCATTGTCTAACTCTTTCTAATGATAGTTATTATGTACAGATTGCTCCATCTCTTTGGAGTCAACGAACCGCAAGAGAAAAGCTATCCAACTACAGTCGAACTCTCCTAAGTGGAATTATTGCTAACTTAAAGTAGGCAAATTACAAATAAGTTTCAGGTACTGAACATTAGACAATTGTcaagaattaaatttaatttcgaTCAGCTTACCTTGAATTCAGTTAATTTGTTTTGCTGTATAAACCTGTAAAATTGAGGAAAAGTTATTGGAGCTTCACTTTAGATTACATGTTTGAAGCTTTTCCCGCACTAAAACCAGTTAATGTGTTTGAAAACTCGCCGGGGGCATTTTCACAATTTTCATTTCAGTGGCTTGCTTGAACGTGGACTTGCCACTTCGGCTGGACTTTAAATTCATTGTGCTTTGGTTTTTTGGACTTGATAGTCGATACATTTTGATCATGCAGCTTATGTATCGCGAACTGGAGGCGGACATTGTCCGTCGTACAAATGCTGTTTTTCCAGCTCAAAATTGCTTTGTGGAGGTGCTACCCGATCACTTGATCATTCCGAGAAAGTACGTAGAGCTGGGCGAATCCATTCGATCGCTTCCTGTTTACCAAGACGATGTATGGATGGTGTCCTATCCGCGCACTGGATCCACTTGGGCTCAGGAGATGGTGTGGTTGCTCGGTCATAAGTTAAATTACGTAGCCGCAGAGCAGGACTTGCGATTGCGCTCACCACTTATTGAACTATCCGCTTTATTCAGTACCGATCATCACGAGACGGTGGCGTGAGtatccaaaaaaattaaatgaattctTCATTGGTTTTTCATTAAGCTACATTTTTACCAAATCCCTCTTTATGTATTTCGATTAACTAAAGTCTATCTTATTGGTTTATGctaacaaaatttaatttttattgaaaactTAAAGATCACTTACACTTAATTCTAATATTTATAGAAAGTCCTATACAGTTGGCAGAGCTTTTAATCGATTTAAACTTTCTCTCTGCCTGTCAGGCAAAAGTTTGGAAACACCGTCGATCTGGTTCGCAATCTGCCACGCCCCCGCTTCGCCCGATCCCATTTGTCCTGGCAACTACTACCCGAGCAATTTGAGACGGTGAAGCCAAGGATTGTTTACACAGCACGAAACCCAAAGGATCTGTGCGTTTCGTACTACCACTACTGCAAGTTGCTGCACGGAATTAATGGGGACTTTGAGCAGTTTGTAGATCTCTTTCTGGAGGGACACACTCCGATGGGATCCTATTGGAAGCACGTGCTGCCCTTTTGGAAACGGAGCCAGGATGAGAATGTACTGTTCATCAAGTACGAGGACATGATCAAGGATCTGCCGAGTGTGGTTCGTCGCTGTGCCCGATTCCTTGGTGTTCAAGGTCTCCTTGATGCATCCAGTTTGCAAACCTTGTGCGATCACCTTACATTCGACAAAATGCGGGCGAACAAGGCGGTCAATCTGGAGCAAGTGCTTCCGGATTCATCATCCAAGTTTATACGAAATGGAAAAATCGGCGACTGGCGTAATCACATGGGAAATGAAATGTCCGAGCGTTTCGATGCCTGGAGTGAACAGCATATTCGCGGTGCTGGATTATCCTTTGACTACGAATAAAAGATAATCCCTATATAATTTTCGTAGTAATACATTTTGgttaattttgtaaattttttttattgaaacttAAGCTCTAACATGCAACAAAGTTAATAAAATGCCCCATTTGAATTTGAAACCTTAgcttgatattttcgaaatgaTGAATGATCAAAAAAATGCGGAATATACCAAAAGCGACCaaagaaataccaaaactctctttctctctcccACCTCCATGTAAAACAACAGCATGCTGTTAACAGGGCCCTAACATTCTGTTAGCTCCATCGATGTTAGCAACAGCTGTTAGCGGCGCggtatttttttggtatttttttttcgtctCCGCCGCGAAGATCGCTGCCCGCTGGAGATGGGCGTTCCGCTGCCGCGTGAAATATCGCGTGAGGTATCGGCAAGCTGCCCGCCCCTGTTCGAGGCgggaaaattcaaatttcagCTTTCTTCGGCCTCAACGAGC
This genomic interval carries:
- the LOC119563400 gene encoding uncharacterized protein LOC119563400 codes for the protein MYVRRALLLACLLCLQPLSPSLASEDESNPLLDMASMFFQEALSNQNGGGNNGGGGGGGAGLAGVASLLGTFMQASGKSGAGGGGGGGAGGAMQILSGLGSLLSKSGGQGGGGFDPSIIGNVLEMFTQGDDEESTPNQRRTNGGGSESGIGLDTILQVASAFMNTQGSNDKAAHHHQKRSAGEEPESDNGLMNLLPLVMQAVSSFAGPEGQSTQEKHKSHAWVLPPFLEHIHVLWDHFSNSELADALYEKSGVNKIMKGFKGNDGKLDYDKLFESLNNQSFRRRWIKSATLYLADWASYLANPDVYLRYFQTAQIMFNGLLKSQGYPKQTHFDPSRPGETISNLFDHVAKHHLNVKIDSRQYVKPAVGYAKELLKLGQARGLLQFNATEISDKLTDTLNLEVIEPVLKVHRAYRYISKSPQCDRYVLCQMNAEALDQQEKQKQHDQYQQHHQPKQQQQNRQTSASGLIAGVSPKIVKIGSMGAAIFISTETGTPFWTLFGVINAPYNCEAKYPVDCNGFHEGEAKVTTEYIHNEL
- the LOC119551528 gene encoding luciferin sulfotransferase; the encoded protein is MQLMYRELEADIVRRTNAVFPAQNCFVEVLPDHLIIPRKYVELGESIRSLPVYQDDVWMVSYPRTGSTWAQEMVWLLGHKLNYVAAEQDLRLRSPLIELSALFSTDHHETVAQKFGNTVDLVRNLPRPRFARSHLSWQLLPEQFETVKPRIVYTARNPKDLCVSYYHYCKLLHGINGDFEQFVDLFLEGHTPMGSYWKHVLPFWKRSQDENVLFIKYEDMIKDLPSVVRRCARFLGVQGLLDASSLQTLCDHLTFDKMRANKAVNLEQVLPDSSSKFIRNGKIGDWRNHMGNEMSERFDAWSEQHIRGAGLSFDYE